The following proteins come from a genomic window of Tachyglossus aculeatus isolate mTacAcu1 unplaced genomic scaffold, mTacAcu1.pri SUPER_6_unloc_5, whole genome shotgun sequence:
- the LOC119922139 gene encoding olfactory receptor 10AG1-like produces the protein MKLTSQNHTTVTEFVLMGFSNTPKFQSFLFATFLVIYMMILMGNSLIVLITKTDRALHTPMYFFLRNLSFLEVGYTSVTLPRMLANLWTQSRTIPFLACATQMYFFLMFGVAECFLLAVMAYDRYVAICNPLQYSIIMDDKACLQMAAGSWIGGIPVQIGQTYQIFSLPFCESNKLNHFFCDVPPVLELACGDTAMNELSVYAEALLFVTAPFLLILVSYIQIISTILKLPSTTGKHKAFSTCSSHLIVVTSFFGSAIITYLQPKSSHSANMDKFLSLFYTTVTPILNPMIYSLRNKELTVALKKFLSQLF, from the coding sequence ATGAAACTTACAAGTCAAAATCACACCACCGTGACAGAGTTTGTTCTGATGGGATTCTCCAACACTCCCAAATTTCAGAGTTTTCTTTTTGCAACATTCTTAGTCATTTACATGATGATCCTGATGGGAAATAGCTTAATCGTTTTAATAACCAAAACCGATCGAgctctccacacccctatgtatttTTTCCTTAGGAATTTGTCTTTCTTAGAAGTGGGTTACACTTCCGTGACTCTCCCCAGAATGCTGGCAAACCTTTGGACACAAAGTAGAACAATTCCTTTCTTAGCCTGTGCCACTCAGATGTATTTCTTTCTTATGTTTGGAGTCGCGGAGTGCTTCCTCCTGGCTGTGATGGCCTACgatcgctacgtggccatctgtaacCCCCTACAATATTCAATCATCATGGATGACAAGGCATGTCTCCAGATGGCAGCTGGTTCCTGGATCggtggcattccagtccagataggGCAGACGTATCagatattctcccttcccttctgtgaaTCCAACAAGCtgaaccattttttctgtgatgtccCACCGGTACTTGAACTGGCCTGTGGGGACACAGCTATGAATGAACTTTCAGTTTATGCTGAAGCTCTGCTCTTTGTAACAGCCCCATTTCTCTTGATACTCGTGTCCTACATCCAAATCATCTCCACCATCCTGAAATTACCTTCAACCACGGGGAaacacaaagccttctccacctgctcttcccacctcataGTTGTCACCTCATTCTTTGGATCTGCTATCATCACATATCTACAGCCCAAGTCAAGCCACTCAGCGAATATGGATAAATTTCTGTCTCTGTTCTACACCACTGTAAcaccaatcttaaaccccatgaTATACAGTCTGAGAAACAAGGAGCTGACTGTTGCCCTGAAAAAGTTTCTGTCACAATTATTCTAA